Proteins from one Piscinibacter lacus genomic window:
- the dapC gene encoding succinyldiaminopimelate transaminase: protein MNPRLALLQPYPFERLKALTADVQPSAAHRAISLGIGEPKHPTPDFLKAALAGALDGLSAYPATAGEPALREACAAWLGRRYGVGVDAARQVLPVNGSREALFALAQTVIDPADREAVVVCPNPFYQIYEGAALLAGATPVFANSDPARNFAPAWDAIDAATWARTRLLYVCSPGNPSGAVMPLAEWAKLFALSDEHGFVIASDECYSEIWFGPEDTPRGSAGGPPLGGLEAAAALGRQDFKRLVSFTSLSKRSNAPGLRSGFVAGDAALLADFLKYRTYHGGAMSPSVQRASVAAWADEAHVAANRALYRQKFARVTPLLQAAGLDVRLPDAGFYLWAGVPAAYATATHSADEAFARELLASYNVTVLPGSYLARRSGGINPGAGRVRLALVAGVEECVEAAERIAEALRRGA from the coding sequence ATGAATCCGCGCCTCGCCCTGCTTCAGCCCTATCCCTTCGAACGCCTGAAGGCGCTGACGGCCGATGTGCAGCCCAGCGCGGCGCATCGCGCGATCAGCCTGGGCATCGGCGAGCCCAAGCATCCGACGCCCGACTTCCTGAAGGCCGCACTGGCCGGCGCGCTGGATGGCCTGTCGGCCTACCCCGCCACCGCGGGCGAGCCCGCACTGCGCGAGGCCTGCGCCGCCTGGCTGGGCCGCCGCTACGGCGTGGGGGTGGATGCGGCCCGCCAGGTGCTGCCGGTCAATGGCTCGCGCGAGGCGCTGTTCGCGCTGGCGCAGACGGTGATCGACCCGGCCGACCGCGAGGCCGTGGTTGTCTGCCCCAATCCCTTCTATCAAATCTACGAGGGCGCCGCCCTGCTGGCCGGGGCCACGCCGGTCTTCGCCAACAGCGACCCGGCGCGCAATTTCGCGCCGGCCTGGGACGCGATCGACGCCGCCACCTGGGCGCGCACGCGGCTGCTCTATGTCTGCTCGCCGGGCAACCCCAGCGGCGCGGTAATGCCGCTGGCGGAGTGGGCCAAGCTGTTCGCGCTCAGCGACGAACACGGCTTCGTGATCGCCAGCGACGAGTGCTACAGCGAGATCTGGTTCGGCCCCGAGGACACGCCGCGCGGCAGCGCCGGCGGCCCGCCGCTGGGCGGCCTGGAAGCTGCCGCCGCCCTGGGCCGGCAGGACTTCAAGCGCCTGGTCAGCTTCACCAGCCTGTCCAAGCGCAGCAATGCGCCGGGCCTGCGTTCGGGCTTCGTCGCGGGCGATGCAGCCTTGCTGGCCGACTTCCTGAAGTACCGCACCTACCACGGCGGCGCGATGAGCCCCAGCGTGCAGCGCGCCAGCGTGGCGGCCTGGGCCGACGAGGCGCATGTGGCGGCCAACCGCGCGCTCTACCGCCAGAAGTTCGCGCGGGTCACGCCCCTGCTTCAGGCCGCCGGCCTGGATGTGCGCCTGCCCGACGCCGGCTTCTACTTGTGGGCTGGCGTGCCGGCCGCCTACGCCACGGCCACGCACTCGGCGGACGAGGCCTTCGCCCGCGAGCTGCTGGCTTCCTACAATGTGACGGTGTTGCCGGGCAGCTACCTGGCCCGTCGCAGCGGCGGCATCAACCCCGGCGCGGGCCGGGTCCGCCTGGCCCTGGTGGCCGGGGTCGAGGAATGCGTGGAAGCCGCCGAACGCATCGCCGAGGCCCTGCGCCGGGGCGCCTGA
- the dapD gene encoding 2,3,4,5-tetrahydropyridine-2,6-dicarboxylate N-succinyltransferase, producing the protein MSFAALQATIDAAWERRSEFSPASAPAEVRDAVNTVLADLNAGRLRVAERQAVGQWTVHQWVKKAVLLSFRLNDNKVMRSGDLTFFDKVDTKFSHMDDAAIAAAGVRVVPPAVARRGSYIAKGAVLMPSYVNIGAYVDEGTMVDTWATVGSCAQIGKNVHLSGGVGIGGVLEPLQANPTIIEDNCFIGARSEVVEGVIVEENSVISMGVYIGQSTKIYDRATGEVSYGRIPAGSVVVSGNLPSADGKYSLYCAVIVKKVDAQTRAKTSINALLRD; encoded by the coding sequence ATGTCCTTCGCCGCCCTGCAAGCCACCATCGACGCCGCCTGGGAGCGCCGCAGCGAGTTCTCGCCCGCCAGCGCGCCGGCCGAGGTCCGCGACGCCGTCAACACCGTCCTCGCCGACCTGAACGCCGGCCGCCTGCGCGTGGCCGAGCGCCAGGCCGTCGGCCAGTGGACCGTGCACCAGTGGGTCAAGAAGGCGGTGCTGCTGTCCTTCCGCCTGAACGACAACAAGGTGATGCGCTCGGGCGACCTGACCTTCTTCGACAAGGTCGACACCAAGTTCTCGCACATGGACGATGCCGCCATTGCCGCCGCCGGCGTGCGCGTGGTGCCGCCGGCCGTGGCCCGCCGCGGCAGCTACATCGCCAAGGGCGCGGTGCTGATGCCCAGCTACGTCAACATCGGCGCCTATGTGGACGAAGGCACCATGGTCGACACCTGGGCCACCGTCGGTTCCTGTGCGCAGATCGGCAAGAACGTGCACCTCTCGGGCGGCGTCGGCATCGGCGGCGTGCTGGAGCCGCTGCAAGCCAACCCGACCATCATCGAGGACAACTGCTTCATCGGCGCCCGCTCCGAGGTGGTCGAAGGTGTGATCGTCGAGGAGAACTCGGTCATCTCCATGGGCGTCTACATCGGCCAGAGCACCAAGATCTACGACCGCGCCACCGGCGAAGTCAGCTACGGCCGCATCCCCGCCGGCTCGGTCGTCGTCAGCGGCAACCTGCCCTCGGCCGATGGCAAGTACAGCCTCTACTGCGCGGTGATCGTCAAGAAGGTCGATGCGCAGACCCGCGCCAAGACCAGCATCAACGCCCTGCTGCGCGACTGA
- a CDS encoding cell division protein ZipA C-terminal FtsZ-binding domain-containing protein — MSALQLWLLALGLLLLAGLAAHGAWRTRRSRPRRPQRTAPRPGEAAGPGEPPAPRREPGFDSLPPQGAEALAEPPGPGRVEGAGPPPGSGLALDLLSGAEAPAPWAARFGASAASADREPADLPAEPGPAPAPVEPELLPALRRREGPRIDLRIDCPATLRLNPPLSGEALLAHLPASRRVGSKPLLIEASPPTTPTPAAPPRPAPAEPAPWDAPADAPQALADPAPTALALAAELSPEPEVSHWESPRPGMLYGGLRLAVQLASRSGALNEIEFSEFAQKVEGLADTLQASFELPDMREAVDRARSLDAFASAHDALLSLQLRARRAAWTPGFVQQQARALGLSHGVLPGRMVLPAREAGAPPQLVLQMDAQAALADDPERAAVRELTLSLDVPQTPQQHQPFEAWLRLAGQLAEALEAEVCDDLGQPLGPPAFEAIRASLAQLYAELEAAELPAGSVAARRLFA, encoded by the coding sequence ATGAGCGCGCTCCAGCTCTGGCTGCTGGCCCTGGGCCTGCTGCTGCTGGCCGGTCTGGCCGCCCACGGCGCCTGGCGCACCCGCCGCAGCCGGCCGCGCCGGCCGCAGCGCACGGCCCCCCGGCCGGGCGAGGCCGCCGGCCCGGGCGAGCCGCCTGCGCCGCGCCGCGAGCCCGGCTTCGACAGCCTGCCGCCGCAGGGCGCCGAGGCCCTCGCCGAGCCACCTGGCCCGGGCCGCGTCGAAGGTGCCGGCCCCCCGCCCGGTTCCGGCCTGGCGCTGGACCTGCTGAGCGGCGCCGAGGCCCCTGCGCCCTGGGCGGCTCGTTTCGGCGCGTCCGCAGCCTCGGCCGACCGGGAGCCCGCCGACTTGCCGGCCGAGCCCGGCCCGGCCCCGGCCCCGGTCGAGCCCGAACTGCTGCCCGCCCTGCGCCGCCGCGAAGGCCCGCGCATCGACCTGCGCATCGACTGCCCCGCCACGCTGCGCCTGAACCCGCCGCTCAGTGGCGAGGCCCTGCTCGCCCACCTGCCGGCCAGCCGCCGCGTCGGCAGCAAGCCGCTGCTGATTGAGGCCAGCCCGCCGACCACGCCCACCCCCGCTGCGCCCCCGCGGCCCGCGCCGGCCGAGCCCGCCCCCTGGGATGCGCCCGCCGACGCCCCGCAGGCCCTGGCCGACCCGGCGCCAACCGCCCTCGCCCTTGCCGCCGAGCTGTCGCCCGAGCCCGAGGTATCGCACTGGGAAAGCCCGCGGCCCGGCATGCTCTACGGCGGCCTGCGCCTGGCGGTGCAGCTTGCCAGCCGCAGCGGTGCGCTCAACGAGATCGAGTTCAGCGAATTCGCCCAGAAGGTCGAAGGCCTGGCCGACACCCTGCAAGCCAGCTTCGAACTGCCGGACATGCGCGAGGCGGTGGACCGCGCCCGCAGTCTCGATGCCTTTGCCAGCGCGCACGATGCCCTGCTCAGCCTGCAACTGCGCGCCCGCCGCGCGGCCTGGACGCCGGGCTTCGTGCAGCAGCAGGCCCGCGCCCTGGGCCTGAGCCACGGCGTGCTGCCCGGCCGCATGGTGCTGCCGGCCCGCGAGGCCGGTGCGCCGCCGCAGCTCGTGCTGCAAATGGATGCGCAGGCCGCGCTGGCCGACGATCCGGAACGCGCGGCCGTCCGCGAGCTGACGCTCAGCCTCGATGTGCCGCAGACGCCGCAACAGCATCAGCCCTTCGAGGCCTGGCTGCGCCTGGCCGGCCAGCTTGCCGAGGCCCTCGAGGCCGAGGTCTGCGACGACCTGGGCCAGCCGCTTGGCCCGCCGGCTTTCGAGGCCATCCGCGCTTCGCTCGCCCAGCTCTATGCCGAGCTGGAGGCTGCCGAGCTGCCGGCGGGCTCGGTCGCGGCGCGCAGGCTCTTCGCCTGA
- the smc gene encoding chromosome segregation protein SMC, with amino-acid sequence MRLTSIKLSGFKSFAEPTTFQLPGQLVGVVGPNGCGKSNIMDAVRWVLGESKASELRGESMQDVIFNGSGNRKPAGRASVELVFSNEDGRAGGSWNQYAEIAVKRVLTRDGTSSYFINNQPVRRRDVQDVFLGTGLGPRAYAIIGQGTISRIIESKPEELRLFLEEAAGVSKYKERRRETELRLRDTRENLVRVEDILRELNANLEKLEQQAEVAQRYHALQAQGTTRLHQLWFLKARDAAGEQARVTLATAEASTALEARVAELRATEAALERIRQDHYAAADQLHAAQGGLAEAQLEVSRLEERIRYVVEGRQKAEARLADLARQDAQWTDRRAQAEAELEQLAEQQLAADEQAELLAAQAEEEAGRLPAAEDALRAAQARANAQRQQVAEVQQQLSLLAAESRSLDEQARGLQGRRERASAEQRALVAPDEARLAQMRLQLQDAEERQAESAAVAEELAAEVPALDEQRRAAQAEAAAQAAKQAELAARLDALRALQAKVQTEGKLAPWLARHGLSERAGLWSRLHIEPGWETALEAALRERIHALEVGRPETVRAFEQDPPPAKLAFYTPPATPLPATAAASTLPRLGAMLKLDGDAGLRALLNDWLEGVYTADSLEAALAARGRLGHGEVIMTRAGHAVSAYAVAFHAPDSEQDGLLARAQEIENLDRQLRAQGLIADEARHRAIRAEAAYTEAAQRQVGVRRTAAEAQQAAHGLQVEVLRLAQQSDQARERRAQIGASLAEIDEALDALDERRATGEARFEELDLELGNAQEAHATLEEGVFEAERALGAAREQLRRLEREAQEATFQARALGARRGELQRAIETADQQLAAHAASAAQLQQELAAFAEASADTGLQDALERRAAREAVLAEARHAHDELSAQLRRLDEERLGFERSLEPLRERINALQLEAQAATLGGRQYEEQLDQAGADRAELAAGIERDGIRLHGLQAEIDRLQRELNALGAVNLAALDELSAARERKGFLDAQTADLMDAMQTLEDAIARIDLETRDLLKGTFDTVNEHFGRMFPSLFGGGQARLMMTGDEILDAGVQVMAQPPGKKNSTIHLLSGGEKALTAIALVFAIFQLNPAPFCLLDEVDAPLDDANTERYAKLVKHMSAGTQFLFISHNKIAMEMAGQLIGVTMQEQGVSRIVAVDMEAAASMLEGAA; translated from the coding sequence ATGCGCCTCACGTCCATCAAGCTCTCGGGCTTCAAGTCCTTCGCCGAGCCGACCACCTTCCAGCTGCCCGGGCAGCTCGTCGGCGTGGTCGGCCCGAACGGCTGCGGCAAGTCCAACATCATGGATGCGGTGCGCTGGGTGCTGGGCGAGAGCAAGGCCAGCGAGCTGCGCGGCGAGTCCATGCAGGACGTGATCTTCAACGGCAGCGGCAACCGCAAGCCGGCCGGCCGCGCCAGCGTCGAGCTGGTCTTCAGCAACGAGGACGGCCGGGCCGGCGGCAGTTGGAACCAGTACGCCGAGATCGCCGTCAAGCGCGTGCTGACGCGCGACGGCACCAGCAGCTACTTCATCAACAACCAGCCGGTGCGGCGCCGCGATGTGCAGGACGTCTTCCTCGGCACCGGCCTGGGCCCGCGGGCCTACGCCATCATCGGCCAGGGCACGATCAGCCGCATCATCGAGAGCAAGCCCGAGGAGCTGCGGCTCTTCCTCGAGGAAGCGGCCGGGGTCTCGAAGTACAAGGAGCGCCGCCGCGAGACCGAGCTGCGCCTGCGCGACACCCGCGAGAACCTGGTGCGGGTCGAAGACATCCTGCGCGAGCTGAATGCCAATCTGGAGAAGCTCGAACAGCAGGCCGAGGTCGCGCAGCGCTACCACGCCCTGCAGGCCCAGGGCACGACGCGGCTGCACCAGCTCTGGTTCCTGAAGGCCCGCGATGCGGCCGGCGAGCAGGCCCGCGTCACCCTGGCCACCGCCGAAGCCAGCACCGCGCTGGAAGCCCGGGTGGCCGAGCTGCGCGCGACCGAGGCCGCGCTCGAACGCATCCGCCAGGACCACTACGCCGCCGCCGACCAACTGCATGCCGCCCAGGGCGGCCTGGCCGAGGCGCAGCTCGAAGTCAGCCGGCTCGAAGAGCGCATCCGCTACGTCGTCGAAGGCCGGCAGAAGGCCGAGGCCCGCCTGGCCGATCTGGCCCGCCAGGATGCGCAGTGGACCGACCGCCGCGCCCAGGCCGAGGCCGAGCTGGAGCAGCTCGCCGAGCAGCAGCTCGCCGCCGACGAGCAGGCCGAGCTGCTCGCCGCTCAGGCCGAGGAAGAAGCCGGCCGCCTGCCCGCCGCCGAGGATGCGCTGCGCGCCGCCCAGGCCCGCGCCAATGCGCAGCGCCAGCAGGTGGCCGAGGTGCAGCAGCAGCTCAGCCTGCTGGCCGCCGAGTCGCGCAGCCTGGACGAGCAGGCCCGCGGCCTGCAGGGCCGCCGCGAGCGCGCCAGCGCCGAGCAGCGCGCGCTCGTCGCGCCCGACGAGGCCCGCCTCGCCCAGATGCGCCTGCAACTTCAGGATGCCGAGGAACGCCAGGCCGAGAGCGCCGCTGTCGCCGAGGAGCTGGCCGCCGAGGTGCCGGCCCTCGACGAGCAGCGCCGCGCCGCGCAGGCCGAGGCCGCCGCCCAGGCCGCCAAGCAGGCCGAGCTGGCCGCCCGGCTCGACGCGCTGCGCGCGCTGCAAGCCAAGGTGCAGACCGAAGGCAAGCTGGCCCCCTGGCTGGCCCGCCACGGCCTGAGCGAGCGCGCCGGCCTGTGGAGCCGCCTGCACATCGAGCCCGGCTGGGAGACCGCGCTGGAGGCCGCGCTGCGCGAGCGCATCCATGCGCTGGAAGTCGGCCGGCCCGAGACCGTCCGCGCTTTCGAGCAGGACCCGCCGCCCGCCAAGCTGGCCTTCTACACCCCGCCCGCCACGCCGCTGCCCGCGACGGCGGCGGCGTCCACGCTGCCGCGGCTGGGGGCGATGCTCAAGCTCGACGGCGATGCCGGCCTGCGTGCGCTGCTCAACGACTGGCTCGAAGGCGTCTACACCGCCGACAGCCTGGAGGCTGCGCTGGCCGCGCGCGGCCGGCTCGGACATGGCGAGGTCATCATGACCCGCGCCGGCCATGCCGTCAGCGCCTATGCCGTGGCCTTCCACGCGCCCGATTCCGAGCAGGACGGCCTGCTCGCCCGCGCCCAGGAGATCGAGAACCTCGACCGCCAGTTGCGCGCCCAGGGCCTGATCGCCGACGAGGCGCGCCACCGCGCGATCCGCGCCGAAGCGGCCTACACCGAGGCCGCCCAGCGCCAGGTCGGCGTGCGCCGCACGGCGGCCGAGGCCCAGCAGGCTGCCCACGGCTTGCAGGTCGAGGTGCTGCGCCTGGCCCAGCAGAGCGATCAGGCCCGCGAGCGCCGCGCGCAGATCGGCGCCAGCCTGGCCGAGATCGACGAGGCCCTGGACGCGCTGGACGAGCGGCGCGCCACCGGCGAGGCCCGCTTCGAGGAACTCGACCTCGAACTCGGCAACGCCCAGGAAGCCCATGCCACGCTGGAAGAAGGCGTGTTCGAGGCCGAGCGCGCCCTGGGCGCCGCCCGCGAGCAACTGCGCCGCCTGGAACGCGAGGCCCAGGAAGCCACCTTCCAGGCGCGCGCCCTCGGCGCCCGCCGGGGCGAGCTGCAACGCGCCATCGAAACCGCCGACCAGCAGCTCGCCGCCCATGCCGCCAGCGCCGCGCAGCTCCAGCAGGAGCTGGCCGCCTTCGCCGAGGCCAGCGCCGACACCGGCCTGCAGGACGCGCTGGAGCGCCGCGCCGCCCGCGAGGCCGTGCTGGCCGAGGCCCGCCATGCGCACGACGAGCTTTCGGCCCAGTTGCGCCGGCTCGACGAGGAGCGGCTCGGCTTCGAGCGCAGCCTGGAGCCGCTGCGCGAGCGCATCAATGCACTGCAGCTCGAAGCCCAGGCCGCCACCCTCGGCGGCCGGCAGTACGAGGAACAGCTCGACCAGGCCGGCGCCGACCGCGCCGAGCTGGCCGCCGGCATCGAGCGCGACGGCATCCGCCTGCACGGCCTGCAGGCCGAGATCGACCGCTTGCAGCGCGAGCTGAATGCCCTGGGCGCGGTCAACCTGGCCGCGCTCGACGAGCTGAGCGCCGCGCGCGAGCGCAAGGGCTTCCTCGACGCCCAGACCGCCGACCTGATGGACGCCATGCAGACCCTGGAAGACGCGATCGCCCGCATCGACCTGGAGACGCGCGACCTGCTCAAGGGCACCTTCGACACCGTCAACGAGCACTTCGGCCGCATGTTCCCCAGCCTCTTCGGCGGCGGGCAGGCGCGGCTGATGATGACCGGCGACGAGATCCTCGACGCCGGCGTGCAGGTCATGGCCCAGCCGCCGGGCAAGAAGAACAGCACCATCCACCTGCTCTCGGGCGGCGAGAAGGCGCTGACCGCGATCGCCCTGGTCTTTGCCATCTTCCAGCTCAATCCCGCGCCCTTCTGCCTGCTTGACGAGGTGGATGCGCCGCTCGACGACGCCAACACCGAGCGCTATGCCAAGCTCGTCAAGCACATGTCCGCAGGTACGCAATTCCTCTTCATCTCCCACAACAAGATCGCCATGGAAATGGCCGGCCAGTTGATCGGCGTGACCATGCAGGAGCAGGGCGTCTCGCGCATCGTCGCGGTCGACATGGAGGCTGCTGCCTCGATGCTGGAGGGCGCGGCATGA
- the queF gene encoding preQ(1) synthase codes for MPPNPPSLPSKELHVFPNPAPERDYLIQFVVPEFTCHCPLTGQPDFAHFTIEMIADQACVELKSLKMYFWSFRDEGAFHEKVTNTILSDLVKASDPRFCRITAKWYVRGGIFTNVVVEHRKKGWTPQPRVDLPAVPGEMRALA; via the coding sequence ATGCCGCCCAATCCGCCCAGCCTGCCCAGCAAGGAACTGCACGTCTTCCCCAACCCGGCGCCCGAACGCGACTACCTCATCCAGTTCGTCGTGCCCGAGTTCACCTGCCACTGCCCGCTGACCGGCCAGCCGGACTTCGCGCACTTCACGATCGAGATGATCGCGGACCAGGCCTGCGTCGAGCTCAAGAGCCTGAAGATGTACTTCTGGTCCTTCCGTGACGAGGGTGCCTTCCACGAGAAGGTGACCAACACCATCTTGTCTGACCTGGTGAAGGCCAGCGACCCGCGCTTTTGCCGCATCACCGCCAAGTGGTATGTGCGCGGCGGCATCTTCACCAATGTCGTCGTCGAGCACCGCAAGAAAGGCTGGACGCCGCAGCCGCGCGTGGACCTTCCGGCCGTGCCGGGCGAGATGCGCGCCCTGGCCTGA